One window from the genome of Haladaptatus paucihalophilus DX253 encodes:
- a CDS encoding ribbon-helix-helix domain-containing protein translates to MERVTLRIPKQQIEEVEQMVETGEFPNRSEAIRAAVRDMLNEHDEAAETTNKRTWAKV, encoded by the coding sequence ATGGAGCGCGTGACACTACGAATCCCAAAGCAGCAAATCGAAGAAGTCGAACAGATGGTCGAAACCGGCGAGTTCCCGAATCGGAGCGAAGCGATTCGGGCCGCGGTTCGAGACATGCTCAACGAGCATGACGAAGCCGCCGAGACCACGAACAAGCGCACGTGGGCAAAGGTATAA
- a CDS encoding double zinc ribbon domain-containing protein has protein sequence MSKITFRADDDLVEGIESLDASKSEVMREALRAYLETPDTNDERSLDAVVAERVDELVDRRLAETTARTNETGRDINVNVTLDGAGAVHTREDAQTQTQGDRTRTDEPTRRTTADAKQTENSCHQCGEQLDSGHVYCPNCGEKATHRVFCDCGDELRSDWAFCPGCGRRTPSADVLDSS, from the coding sequence ATGAGTAAAATTACATTCCGGGCGGACGACGACCTCGTGGAAGGCATCGAATCGCTCGACGCCTCGAAGAGCGAGGTGATGCGCGAGGCGCTCCGGGCCTATTTGGAAACACCCGACACGAACGACGAGCGGAGTCTCGATGCCGTCGTGGCCGAGCGCGTCGATGAACTCGTCGACCGACGGCTCGCCGAGACGACCGCCCGAACGAACGAAACCGGACGGGACATCAACGTCAACGTCACCCTCGACGGTGCGGGGGCGGTGCACACGCGCGAAGATGCCCAGACGCAAACGCAGGGCGACCGAACGCGAACGGACGAACCGACGCGTCGGACGACCGCCGACGCGAAGCAGACGGAAAACAGCTGCCACCAGTGCGGCGAACAACTCGACTCCGGACACGTTTACTGTCCGAACTGCGGCGAGAAAGCGACTCACCGCGTGTTCTGTGACTGTGGCGACGAACTCAGGTCCGACTGGGCGTTCTGCCCCGGCTGTGGGCGACGAACGCCGTCGGCGGACGTTTTAGACTCGTCGTAA
- a CDS encoding M24 family metallopeptidase, with protein sequence MSTRLPESEFETRLAAVREKIRDSGADAGVWFGATSIEYLTGFDHIQTERPVVLAVTDERVEITVPRLEVERVQPNPRIDAVHHYFDYPGGKPIAVAAEMLSELNAESVVTDADGAPGVMGYDGPPLSEFVGVEMQSWVDRMRWAKSDAEIDCIRESAKWGNLAHQYLADYTEPGAHPATVSQRASTDASRAMLDTLGDQYVPRTRGDGPAFAGYITGPQTALPHGHTANRRIEEGDVLITGAAANVDGYHSELERTMFVGDPTDEQEHYFELMLESQTIAIDALGPGVPLSYVDELVSDYFEEQGVADLAQHHVGHNIGMGGHEPPYIDRGWSDHVDEGDAEMEPGHVYTIEPGLYTDTYGYRHSDTVAVTETGTEMLTYFPRDLESNIIRW encoded by the coding sequence ATGTCGACACGGCTACCCGAGTCCGAGTTCGAAACCCGTCTCGCCGCCGTCCGCGAGAAGATACGCGACAGCGGCGCGGATGCCGGCGTCTGGTTCGGCGCGACGAGCATCGAATACCTCACCGGCTTCGACCACATTCAGACCGAGCGCCCGGTCGTTCTCGCCGTCACGGACGAGCGCGTCGAAATCACCGTGCCGCGTCTCGAAGTCGAGCGCGTGCAGCCCAACCCTCGTATCGACGCGGTACACCACTACTTCGATTATCCCGGCGGTAAGCCCATTGCCGTGGCCGCCGAGATGCTCTCGGAACTCAACGCCGAGTCGGTCGTGACGGACGCCGACGGCGCGCCGGGCGTCATGGGCTACGACGGCCCCCCTCTCTCGGAGTTCGTCGGCGTCGAAATGCAGAGCTGGGTGGACCGAATGCGCTGGGCGAAGTCCGACGCCGAAATCGACTGCATCCGCGAGTCCGCCAAGTGGGGCAACCTCGCCCATCAGTACCTCGCGGACTACACCGAACCCGGTGCCCACCCGGCCACCGTCAGCCAGCGGGCATCGACGGACGCCTCCCGCGCCATGCTCGACACGCTCGGGGACCAGTACGTCCCCCGAACGCGCGGGGACGGCCCGGCCTTCGCGGGCTACATCACCGGTCCGCAGACCGCGCTTCCCCACGGCCACACCGCGAACCGCCGAATCGAGGAGGGCGACGTCCTCATCACCGGTGCCGCCGCGAACGTCGATGGCTATCACTCCGAACTGGAGCGGACGATGTTCGTCGGCGACCCGACCGACGAACAGGAACACTACTTCGAGTTGATGCTCGAATCCCAGACCATCGCCATCGACGCCCTCGGCCCGGGCGTCCCGCTGTCATACGTTGACGAACTCGTGTCCGACTACTTCGAGGAGCAAGGCGTCGCCGACCTCGCCCAGCACCACGTCGGCCACAACATCGGCATGGGCGGCCATGAACCGCCGTACATCGACCGCGGCTGGTCGGACCACGTGGACGAGGGCGACGCCGAGATGGAACCCGGCCACGTTTACACCATCGAACCCGGCCTGTACACCGATACGTACGGCTACCGCCACTCGGATACCGTCGCCGTCACCGAAACCGGCACGGAGATGCTGACCTACTTCCCCCGCGACTTGGAATCCAACATCATCCGGTGGTGA
- a CDS encoding COG1361 S-layer family protein codes for MSKQAAEQSGIDVFAPDDRLAPGEETQLKLVVTNDGTEPVNAATVEVGDQNAPVRVLTNRAPVGTVPPGAQRPVSVRIRVGEQATPGEYTLPVRVSYDAASGGETVVRYVTVRVERRPRFRVVNTTVNASAGGTGTLSLAVRNAGTVGAFDSSVVVNSTDSGIRFGNNATTAQTSVGEWLRGDTKYVEFPLQVGPDTARNVTAQVRVAYESRTGQRRVSDPLFIGIRPEGKPSFALRNVTSTVRVGDTGAVTGRVVNTGARTVEDATLVFQPSNGTALRPEETRFPLGTLRNNSSRRFRFEVDATNATNPGPRDFTARVTYRDGSGERRVSDPISMPVRVEQRREPFVVTATDANFTVDSSGTLRVRVRNNAGERLSNVTAKLLVSDPLSSDDSESYIGVLGPNNSMSASFQLTVSGDAIPDRHPVAVVLTYETPNGDRREAGPYAVPVTIRRQSGVGSSVLSVAAAVVVLLLGVAWWLWRR; via the coding sequence GTGAGCAAACAGGCCGCGGAGCAGTCCGGTATCGACGTGTTCGCGCCGGACGACAGGCTGGCACCGGGCGAGGAGACGCAACTGAAACTCGTCGTGACGAACGACGGAACGGAACCGGTCAACGCCGCGACGGTCGAAGTCGGGGACCAAAACGCCCCGGTTCGGGTGTTGACGAACCGCGCTCCGGTCGGGACGGTTCCGCCCGGAGCGCAGCGGCCGGTTTCGGTTCGGATTCGCGTCGGCGAGCAGGCGACGCCGGGGGAGTACACGCTGCCGGTTCGGGTCAGCTACGACGCGGCGTCCGGGGGGGAAACCGTCGTCCGGTACGTCACCGTTCGGGTCGAGCGACGGCCGCGGTTTCGCGTCGTGAACACGACGGTCAACGCCAGCGCGGGCGGGACGGGGACGCTCTCGCTTGCAGTTCGGAACGCCGGAACGGTCGGCGCGTTCGATTCCAGCGTCGTGGTCAATTCGACCGATTCGGGCATCCGGTTCGGGAACAACGCCACGACGGCCCAAACCTCGGTCGGCGAGTGGTTGCGCGGCGACACGAAGTACGTCGAATTCCCGTTGCAGGTCGGCCCGGACACCGCGCGCAACGTCACGGCGCAGGTTCGCGTCGCGTACGAGAGCAGGACCGGCCAGCGTCGAGTTTCGGACCCGCTGTTCATCGGCATCCGACCCGAGGGCAAACCGTCGTTCGCACTCCGGAACGTGACGAGCACGGTCCGCGTCGGCGACACGGGTGCGGTTACGGGCCGGGTCGTGAACACCGGTGCGCGGACCGTCGAGGACGCGACGCTCGTCTTTCAGCCGTCGAACGGTACCGCGTTGCGCCCCGAGGAAACCCGGTTCCCGCTCGGTACCCTCCGGAACAACAGCTCGCGGCGGTTCCGATTCGAGGTGGACGCGACGAACGCCACGAACCCCGGTCCTCGGGACTTCACCGCCAGGGTCACCTACCGCGACGGGAGCGGCGAGCGGCGCGTGAGCGACCCGATTTCGATGCCGGTGCGTGTCGAACAGCGACGTGAGCCGTTCGTCGTCACCGCGACGGACGCGAACTTCACCGTGGATTCGAGCGGGACGCTTCGGGTGCGGGTGCGGAACAACGCGGGAGAACGGCTCTCGAACGTGACGGCGAAACTGTTGGTTTCGGACCCCCTGTCGAGCGACGACAGCGAGTCGTACATCGGCGTGCTCGGCCCCAACAACTCGATGTCGGCGTCGTTCCAGTTGACGGTGAGCGGCGACGCGATTCCCGACCGGCATCCCGTCGCCGTCGTCCTCACCTACGAGACGCCGAACGGCGACCGTCGAGAGGCGGGACCGTACGCGGTTCCGGTGACGATTCGACGCCAGTCCGGCGTCGGGTCGTCCGTGCTGTCGGTCGCGGCCGCCGTCGTCGTCCTGCTTCTCGGCGTCGCGTGGTGGCTCTGGCGGCGGTAG
- a CDS encoding ABC transporter permease, giving the protein MFEITNFEMGRRVRGTLLLSGSLIAFVVLTIALFPSIQQSGVNLDAYIQNLPEEARRAFIGDVDSITTIDGYLASQFYQIAWLLGLGIYYAYAGASSVAKEMENGTLELVLAHPVTRTRLVMGKYLALIPSMLAVNAFTFLSVYVSVEFIGEFLDPGYLLALHAYSIVYFLACASLGMVASVRFDTARRARTVGVGAIFGMFLVDTVTFGTDYEWIGDFAFTRYFDVGKILTDGTVSADDFAVLAVAAVALLVVSAELFERRDV; this is encoded by the coding sequence ATGTTCGAGATAACGAACTTCGAGATGGGGCGGCGCGTCCGCGGAACGCTGTTGCTGTCGGGGTCGCTCATCGCCTTCGTCGTGCTCACCATCGCGCTGTTCCCGTCGATTCAGCAGTCCGGCGTCAACCTCGATGCGTACATCCAGAACTTGCCGGAGGAGGCGCGCCGCGCGTTCATCGGCGACGTCGATAGCATCACGACCATCGACGGCTACCTCGCCTCGCAGTTCTATCAAATCGCGTGGCTCCTCGGTCTCGGAATCTACTACGCGTACGCCGGTGCTTCGAGCGTCGCAAAGGAGATGGAGAACGGCACGCTCGAACTGGTGCTCGCCCACCCGGTCACGCGAACCCGCCTCGTCATGGGAAAGTACCTCGCGCTCATTCCGAGCATGCTCGCCGTCAACGCGTTCACCTTCCTCTCGGTGTACGTCAGCGTCGAGTTCATCGGCGAGTTCCTCGACCCCGGATACCTGCTCGCCCTGCACGCCTACTCCATCGTCTACTTCCTCGCGTGCGCGAGCCTCGGAATGGTCGCCTCGGTGCGATTCGACACGGCACGCCGCGCCCGGACGGTCGGCGTCGGCGCGATATTCGGAATGTTCCTCGTCGATACCGTCACCTTCGGGACGGATTACGAATGGATCGGAGATTTCGCGTTCACCCGCTACTTCGACGTGGGGAAGATACTGACCGACGGAACCGTGTCCGCCGACGATTTCGCGGTGCTCGCCGTCGCCGCCGTCGCCCTGCTCGTCGTGAGCGCGGAGCTGTTCGAACGGCGGGACGTGTGA
- a CDS encoding ABC transporter ATP-binding protein yields the protein MISDTFGEPYKSLAGVHSSVSAPEPIAIEELTKYYGDVRGVEDLTFAVESGEIFGFLGPNGAGKSTAIRLLLGLLKPTSGTAQVLGHTITERTRSVEGRIGYVPGDATVYENVTGAELLDYFATLSGDERREELLDRFPVPIDRAVKNYSRGNRQKLALVQAFMHDPDLLIMDEPTAGLDPLAQNALYELLLAERDRGVTVLFSTHVLSEVRKVCDRVGIIRDGRLVALENIGELLAKSGKIVRLDLAEDPPPDDLLFDGALSSDLDPDGYYRLVVTENFDGLVDVLDRYSVLDLEVEETSLEDVFMEFYGGT from the coding sequence ATGATCTCTGATACGTTCGGCGAACCGTATAAGTCGCTCGCGGGCGTTCATTCGTCGGTGTCCGCGCCGGAACCCATCGCCATCGAGGAGTTGACCAAGTATTACGGAGACGTTCGCGGCGTCGAGGACCTGACGTTCGCCGTCGAATCGGGCGAGATATTCGGCTTTCTCGGGCCGAACGGGGCGGGAAAATCGACCGCGATTCGACTCCTGCTCGGCCTGCTGAAGCCGACGAGCGGGACCGCGCAGGTTCTCGGACACACAATCACCGAGCGAACGCGAAGCGTGGAAGGCCGAATCGGCTACGTCCCCGGCGACGCGACTGTCTACGAGAACGTCACCGGAGCGGAGTTGCTCGATTACTTCGCCACGCTGTCCGGCGACGAGCGCCGCGAGGAGTTGCTCGACCGGTTTCCGGTCCCCATCGACCGAGCCGTGAAAAACTACTCCCGCGGGAACCGACAGAAACTCGCGCTCGTGCAGGCGTTCATGCACGACCCGGACCTCCTCATCATGGACGAACCGACGGCGGGACTCGACCCGCTCGCACAGAACGCCCTGTACGAACTGTTGCTCGCGGAGCGCGACCGCGGCGTCACGGTGCTGTTCTCGACGCACGTCCTCAGCGAGGTTCGAAAGGTGTGTGACCGCGTGGGAATCATCCGCGACGGGCGACTCGTCGCGCTGGAGAACATCGGCGAACTGCTGGCCAAAAGCGGCAAAATCGTGCGCCTCGACCTCGCGGAGGACCCGCCGCCGGACGACCTGTTGTTCGACGGGGCGCTAAGCAGCGACCTCGACCCGGACGGCTACTACCGGCTGGTCGTCACCGAGAACTTCGACGGTCTCGTGGACGTGCTCGACCGCTACTCGGTTCTGGATTTGGAGGTCGAGGAGACCTCGCTCGAAGACGTGTTCATGGAGTTTTACGGGGGAACGTGA